One window of the Cotesia glomerata isolate CgM1 linkage group LG10, MPM_Cglom_v2.3, whole genome shotgun sequence genome contains the following:
- the LOC123273317 gene encoding 60S ribosomal protein L29 has protein sequence MLIINLLLNSLNFRLSFSCKELQKSAEMAKSKNHTNHNQNRKAHRNGIKKPKRYRHESTLGMDLKFLRNQRFAKKHNLNPKQQVKRATERKAIRESKAK, from the exons atgttaataattaaccttctcttaaattctttaaacttCCGGCTTTCATTCTCGTG cAAAGAGTTACAAAAGTCCGCAGAGATGGCCAAGTCTAAGAATCACACCAACCACAATCAGA ATCGCAAGGCTCACAGGAATGGAATCAAAAAACCTAAACGTTACAGACACGAATCGACTCTTGGG ATGGATTTGAAATTCCTTCGCAATCAAAGATTCGCTAAAAAGCATAATCTAAATCCTAAACAACAAGTAAAACGAGCAACGGAACGTAAAGCCATTCGCGAATCTAAAGCGAAATAA
- the LOC123273315 gene encoding phosphomevalonate kinase, with protein MMTNAPDRILLFSGKRKSGKDYITDNLFKRLGPEKSVIIKLSGPIKSHWANTFNLDLNQLLSDGKYKENYRLEMIKWGEDKRRTDTGYFCRAAIDMYNATGKKIWIVSDVRRKTDIEWFEKTYGELCKTIRINCSYDVKSQRGWKFTPGIDDSETECDLDDISEWNLKITNEGTDLDSIIDKIIQIIP; from the exons atgatgaCAAACGCTCCAGATcgcattttattatttagcgGTAAAAGAAAGTCAGGAAAAGACTATATtactgataatttatttaaaag GCTTGGTCctgaaaaaagtgttattaTAAAACTTTCGGGTCCTATAAAAAGTCATTGGGCAAATACATTCAATCTAGATTTGAATCAGTTACTAAGCGATGGAaagtataaagaaaattataggCTTGAAATGATAAAATGGGGAGAAGATAAAAGACGTACAGATACCGgatatttttgtagagcaGCAATTGACATGTACAATG caaccggtaaaaaaatttggatagTGAGTGATGTTAGACGTAAAACAGATATTGAATGGTTTGAAAAAACTTATGGAGAACTTTGTAAAACTATTCGAATCAATTGTAGTTATGACGTAAAATCTCAACGAGGCTGGAAATTTACACCAG gtATTGATGATTCCGAAACTGAATGCGATTTAGATGACATAAGTGaatggaatttaaaaataactaatgaGGGTACTGACTTGGATAGTATTATAGACAAAATTATCCAAATTATTCCATAA